From the genome of Fusobacterium varium, one region includes:
- the rplM gene encoding 50S ribosomal protein L13: MKKYTFMQRKEDVVREWHHYDAEGQILGRLAVEVAKKLMGKDKLTFTPHIDGGDFVVVTNVAKIMVTGNKLTDKTYYNHSGFPGGLRERKLGEILDKKPEELLMLAVKRMLPKNKLGREQLTRLRVFAGAEHAHTAQKPVKVEF, encoded by the coding sequence GTGAAAAAGTATACTTTTATGCAAAGAAAAGAAGATGTTGTTAGAGAATGGCATCATTACGACGCAGAAGGACAAATATTAGGTAGATTAGCAGTTGAAGTTGCTAAAAAATTAATGGGTAAAGACAAATTAACTTTCACTCCACATATTGATGGAGGAGATTTTGTAGTAGTTACTAATGTAGCTAAAATAATGGTTACTGGAAATAAGTTAACTGATAAAACATATTACAATCATTCTGGATTCCCAGGTGGATTAAGAGAAAGAAAGCTAGGAGAAATCTTAGATAAAAAACCAGAAGAACTATTAATGCTAGCTGTTAAAAGAATGCTTCCAAAAAATAAATTAGGAAGAGAACAACTAACAAGATTAAGAGTGTTTGCAGGTGCAGAACATGCACATACAGCACAAAAACCAGTAAAGGTAGAATTTTAA
- the pstA_1 gene encoding Phosphate transport system permease protein pstA has product MLIIKKRGEKIFENVIKAVGIISILPVFLIIGYIIYKGLPAISWEFLTEMPKNGMREGGIFPAIIGTIYLTIGTIVVSVPFGIFTGIYLVEYAKDNLLTRIINLTIINLAGIPSIIYGLFGMALFVIFLGFDVSIVSGSLTLGIMCLPVIITSTRESLLAIPNHLREASLALGATKWETITKVVLPAALPGILTGVILSISRAAGETAPIMFTAVAFYLPFLPETPWDQVMALPYHLYVISTQVPNMPISYMNGTLFVLVVITISFNLIGAVIRQKFNNK; this is encoded by the coding sequence ATGCTTATAATAAAAAAAAGAGGAGAAAAAATATTTGAAAATGTAATAAAAGCAGTTGGAATAATTTCCATACTTCCTGTATTCCTAATCATTGGTTACATTATATACAAAGGTCTTCCTGCTATTTCATGGGAATTTCTTACTGAAATGCCTAAAAACGGAATGAGAGAAGGGGGAATATTTCCTGCCATTATAGGGACAATCTATTTGACTATTGGTACTATTGTTGTTTCAGTTCCATTTGGTATATTTACTGGAATATATCTTGTAGAATATGCAAAAGATAATCTCCTTACGAGAATAATAAATCTTACCATCATCAACCTTGCAGGGATACCAAGTATAATATATGGACTTTTTGGAATGGCTCTTTTCGTAATATTTTTGGGATTTGATGTTTCAATAGTATCTGGTTCTCTTACTTTGGGAATAATGTGTCTTCCTGTAATTATTACTTCTACAAGAGAATCTTTGCTGGCTATACCAAATCATTTAAGAGAGGCTTCTCTAGCTCTTGGAGCTACAAAATGGGAAACTATAACCAAAGTGGTTCTTCCAGCTGCACTTCCGGGAATTCTTACTGGAGTTATCCTCAGTATATCAAGAGCTGCTGGTGAAACGGCTCCAATAATGTTTACTGCAGTAGCATTCTATCTCCCGTTTCTTCCAGAAACACCTTGGGATCAGGTAATGGCTCTCCCATATCATTTATATGTAATATCTACACAAGTTCCTAATATGCCCATAAGCTATATGAATGGTACTCTTTTCGTTCTTGTGGTAATAACTATCAGCTTCAATCTCATTGGAGCTGTAATCAGACAAAAATTTAATAATAAATAA
- the rpsI gene encoding BS10, producing the protein MAEMIQYRGTGRRKTSVARVRLIPGGKGIEINGKSMAEYFGGRQILSRIVEQPLVLTETLDKFEVKVNVVGGGNSGQAGAIRHGVARALLLSDETLKAALREAGFLTRDSRMVERKKYGKKKARRSPQFSKR; encoded by the coding sequence GTGGCTGAAATGATTCAATATAGAGGAACTGGTAGAAGAAAAACTTCTGTAGCAAGAGTAAGACTAATTCCTGGTGGAAAAGGAATTGAAATAAATGGAAAATCAATGGCTGAATACTTTGGAGGAAGACAAATTCTTTCTAGAATAGTAGAACAACCATTAGTATTAACTGAAACTTTAGATAAATTTGAAGTAAAAGTTAATGTAGTTGGAGGAGGAAACTCTGGACAAGCTGGAGCTATTAGACATGGTGTAGCAAGAGCTTTACTACTTTCTGATGAAACTTTAAAAGCAGCTTTAAGAGAAGCTGGATTCTTAACTAGAGATTCAAGAATGGTAGAAAGAAAGAAATACGGAAAGAAAAAAGCAAGAAGAAGTCCTCAATTCTCAAAAAGATAA
- the sphX gene encoding phosphate binding protein, producing MRKNFLKKGLIAALIVMGGIGLGQRAEAKSGVVQVKGSDTILNASQAIAEKFMSENKGARIAVTGGGSGVGISALINKTTDIAMASRNIKDKEIEQAKAKGINVEEIVVGFDGITIIANKTNPIKDIDDKTLGKVFRGEITNWKELGGDDAEIVVLSRDSSSGTHEFFKEHIIREGNSKGTQEYGAKTLYMPSNEAIKQEIKANKYAIGYIGMGYMDSSVEAVTVDGVAATPENVLNKTYPIAREVFWYADSAREGVVKELVDYAVSPKGQEIIKNEGFVPVK from the coding sequence ATGAGAAAAAATTTTTTAAAAAAAGGGTTAATAGCAGCATTGATAGTTATGGGAGGGATAGGATTAGGGCAAAGAGCTGAGGCAAAATCAGGTGTTGTTCAAGTAAAAGGTTCTGATACTATATTGAATGCATCTCAAGCCATAGCTGAAAAATTTATGAGCGAGAACAAAGGTGCAAGAATAGCAGTAACTGGTGGAGGATCGGGAGTAGGAATATCAGCATTAATAAATAAAACTACTGATATAGCAATGGCATCAAGAAATATTAAGGACAAAGAGATTGAACAGGCTAAAGCTAAAGGAATAAATGTAGAAGAAATTGTAGTTGGATTTGATGGAATTACAATAATAGCTAATAAGACAAATCCAATAAAAGATATTGATGATAAAACTCTAGGAAAAGTATTTAGAGGAGAAATTACTAACTGGAAGGAATTAGGTGGAGATGATGCAGAAATAGTTGTTTTATCAAGAGATTCTTCATCAGGGACACATGAATTCTTTAAGGAGCATATAATCAGAGAAGGAAACTCTAAAGGAACTCAAGAGTATGGGGCTAAAACTCTATATATGCCTTCTAATGAAGCGATAAAACAGGAAATAAAAGCTAATAAATATGCAATAGGTTACATAGGTATGGGATATATGGATTCATCAGTAGAAGCTGTAACAGTAGATGGAGTAGCAGCTACTCCAGAAAATGTATTAAATAAAACATATCCAATAGCTAGAGAAGTTTTCTGGTATGCAGACAGTGCTAGAGAAGGAGTTGTTAAGGAGCTAGTTGATTATGCAGTATCTCCAAAGGGACAAGAAATAATCAAAAATGAAGGATTTGTACCTGTAAAATAG
- the phoU gene encoding Phosphate transport system protein phoU homolog: protein MKNLQESLEGLNQHYLELLKNLNRVLDVNIEMLYNQKLDSALYGECVVVEDVINAFEVKLKEDSIISIARFQPAAGNLRLLIMLINSARLLERMGDLLKANFKIIKDIEKTSPQVSKYLKEILYPMVVKIKVIYETYISAFINSDEKALYLLLTKDEEIDEIAEKNMKILMDLMKASPDNVEGGTYLVLLNKKYERFSDHVMHLVVDLVYILKGENLRKLELLEEKKIKK, encoded by the coding sequence ATGAAAAATTTGCAAGAAAGTCTTGAAGGACTTAATCAGCATTACCTAGAACTTCTAAAAAATCTTAATAGAGTATTAGATGTAAATATAGAGATGTTATATAATCAAAAATTAGATTCTGCTCTATATGGGGAATGTGTAGTTGTAGAAGATGTTATAAATGCTTTTGAAGTAAAATTGAAAGAGGATTCTATCATTTCAATAGCTAGATTTCAACCTGCTGCTGGAAATTTAAGACTTTTAATTATGCTTATCAACAGCGCTCGTCTTTTAGAAAGAATGGGTGATCTTCTCAAAGCTAACTTTAAAATTATCAAAGATATTGAAAAAACTTCTCCACAAGTATCAAAGTATTTAAAAGAAATTCTTTACCCAATGGTAGTAAAAATTAAAGTTATTTATGAAACTTACATTTCAGCCTTCATAAATAGTGATGAAAAAGCACTCTATCTGCTTCTTACAAAAGATGAAGAAATTGATGAAATAGCTGAAAAAAATATGAAAATTCTTATGGATTTGATGAAAGCTTCTCCTGACAATGTAGAAGGTGGAACTTATTTAGTCCTTTTAAATAAAAAATATGAAAGATTCTCAGATCATGTGATGCATTTAGTTGTTGATCTTGTTTATATTCTAAAAGGAGAAAACCTCAGAAAACTTGAACTTCTTGAAGAAAAGAAAATAAAAAAATAA
- the phoR_4 gene encoding Alkaline phosphatase synthesis sensor protein phoR yields MKRFLEVGEKEKINYLKEEKWFFEFWDILKEWQGRNLKNIERLERERKTLSLVISSVDIFIGLLNSEGKFVVKNNVLSYLVDSTREKYLECIKYIEIIDIIKKGVNEKTNVKEEIYVQGLKRFFIVTLKQLEFSNQVLITIKDITSTRKAVEVQKNFISNVSHELKTPLTNIKGYLIALEDAPDPMREKFLNVIKGNVEKLENIVLDFLNISKIENSNILNVTQVSIEKIKNNIQTTMEILLKNKNASIEYQIDVTDENSYIRVDFDKITMILKNLIENGIIYNKSENPKIKVKITEGLDRYNFSVSDNGIGIPADEQYKIFERFYRVDRARTSNLGGTGLGLAIVKSLVEKYGGKISVISEEGKGTTFEFYISK; encoded by the coding sequence ATGAAAAGATTTCTTGAAGTTGGAGAAAAGGAAAAAATAAACTATCTCAAAGAAGAAAAATGGTTCTTCGAATTTTGGGATATTTTAAAAGAGTGGCAGGGAAGAAATCTAAAAAATATTGAGCGATTGGAAAGAGAAAGAAAAACACTGTCTTTAGTAATTTCTTCTGTTGATATTTTTATAGGATTACTAAACAGTGAAGGAAAGTTTGTTGTAAAAAATAATGTTTTGAGTTATCTTGTAGATTCAACTAGAGAGAAATATTTAGAGTGCATCAAATATATTGAAATAATAGATATAATAAAAAAAGGTGTCAATGAAAAAACAAATGTAAAAGAGGAAATATATGTTCAAGGCTTGAAAAGATTTTTTATAGTAACCTTAAAACAGCTTGAATTTAGCAATCAAGTTCTTATTACTATAAAAGATATTACAAGTACAAGGAAAGCTGTGGAGGTACAGAAAAATTTTATCAGTAATGTAAGTCATGAGTTAAAAACACCTCTTACAAATATAAAAGGATATCTCATAGCTCTTGAAGATGCACCAGATCCAATGAGAGAAAAATTTTTGAATGTAATCAAAGGAAATGTAGAAAAATTAGAAAATATAGTTTTGGATTTTTTGAATATATCAAAAATAGAGAATTCAAATATATTAAATGTAACACAAGTAAGTATTGAAAAAATAAAGAATAATATTCAGACAACTATGGAAATACTTCTTAAAAATAAAAATGCTTCTATTGAATATCAGATAGATGTAACAGATGAAAATAGCTATATCAGAGTCGATTTTGATAAAATAACAATGATATTGAAAAATCTTATTGAAAATGGAATTATATACAATAAATCTGAGAATCCTAAAATAAAAGTAAAAATAACAGAAGGATTAGATAGGTATAACTTTTCAGTTTCAGATAATGGAATAGGGATACCAGCAGATGAACAGTATAAAATTTTTGAAAGGTTTTATAGAGTGGACAGAGCGAGAACAAGTAACCTTGGAGGAACAGGATTAGGTCTTGCAATTGTAAAAAGTCTTGTAGAAAAATATGGTGGAAAAATATCTGTTATTTCAGAGGAAGGAAAAGGAACAACATTTGAGTTTTATATTTCTAAATGA
- a CDS encoding Putative transposase, giving the protein MEKMVIDIVKSGNYDNPKIKDKAYTVANQLYRKNIRLFFNVAKNDLNNNRYAIKYFDRYLSRAPIAEYKIIDFHDNKVTFYYESLADNKQRIGLTLDVETFLSKLIIHIPPKHFKMIRCFGIYSRNIKSEPKNIIKSMRKYVSKYSKSTFYQLEIWKAFNINPFF; this is encoded by the coding sequence ATGGAAAAAATGGTTATTGATATTGTTAAATCTGGGAATTATGACAACCCTAAAATTAAAGATAAAGCTTATACTGTTGCTAACCAACTTTATCGTAAAAATATAAGATTATTTTTCAATGTCGCAAAAAACGATTTAAATAATAATCGCTATGCTATTAAATATTTTGATAGATATCTTTCTAGAGCTCCCATCGCTGAATATAAAATTATTGATTTCCATGATAATAAAGTTACTTTCTATTATGAAAGTCTTGCTGATAATAAACAAAGAATTGGACTTACTTTAGATGTAGAAACATTTCTTTCTAAATTAATTATTCACATTCCTCCTAAACATTTCAAAATGATTAGGTGCTTTGGAATCTATTCTAGAAACATTAAATCAGAGCCTAAAAATATCATAAAATCTATGAGAAAATACGTGTCTAAATATTCTAAATCAACTTTTTATCAACTTGAAATATGGAAAGCTTTTAATATAAATCCTTTTTTTTGA
- the srrA_3 gene encoding Staphylococcal respiratory response protein A has protein sequence MRILVVEDDKEIQELITYFLIKEGYEVDRASDGLEGLKLLKENKNELVVLDLMLPNLDGKNFTKIVRDISSEYGEPVIIMLTAKTEIEDVLDGLEIGADDYMKKPFDPRELVLRIKKFLKTTDREIKNERYRFKDIEIDESRHIVIANGEEVELSKKEYDLLLLLVKNKDLVITRERILDKVWNSNYYTGDRTVDVYISKLRDKIPELSECIKTVKGVGYKLEEKR, from the coding sequence ATGAGAATTCTGGTTGTAGAAGATGATAAAGAGATACAGGAATTAATAACATATTTTCTAATAAAAGAAGGATATGAAGTAGATAGAGCCTCTGATGGATTGGAAGGATTGAAACTACTTAAGGAAAATAAAAATGAGTTGGTTGTTCTTGATTTGATGCTACCTAATTTAGATGGAAAAAATTTCACAAAAATTGTGAGGGATATATCTTCTGAATATGGAGAGCCAGTGATAATAATGCTTACTGCAAAAACAGAAATAGAAGATGTATTAGATGGACTTGAGATAGGTGCAGATGATTATATGAAAAAACCTTTTGATCCCAGAGAACTTGTTTTGAGAATAAAAAAATTTCTTAAAACAACAGATAGAGAAATTAAAAATGAAAGATATAGATTTAAGGATATAGAAATTGATGAAAGCAGACATATAGTGATAGCTAATGGAGAAGAGGTGGAGCTTTCAAAAAAAGAGTATGATCTTTTGCTTCTTCTTGTTAAAAATAAAGATTTAGTTATTACAAGAGAAAGAATATTGGACAAAGTCTGGAACAGCAATTATTACACAGGGGATAGAACTGTTGATGTGTATATATCAAAATTAAGAGATAAAATACCTGAATTGTCTGAATGTATAAAAACTGTGAAAGGAGTGGGATACAAATTAGAAGAAAAGAGATAA
- the pstB3_1 gene encoding Phosphate import ATP-binding protein PstB 3, giving the protein MSNEHIRILVKNFNFYYGSFQALKNINMEVKRNKVTALIGPSGCGKSTFLRSINRMNDLITGAKYEGEILFDGKNIFGKDYDIVELRKNIGMVFQKPNPFPKTIYENLVYAPKLHGEKDKDKLEEIVENSLKSVALWNEVKDKLHQSSLGLSGGQQQRLCIARAISVSPEILLMDEPTSALDPISTAKIEELIRQLEKQYSIIIVTHNMQQASRISEYTGFFYQGVLEEFDRTEIIFTAPNNKKQKTILQENLDKIFSDSKFLFFYHT; this is encoded by the coding sequence ATGAGTAATGAGCATATCAGAATATTAGTGAAAAACTTCAATTTCTATTATGGTAGTTTCCAAGCTTTAAAAAATATAAATATGGAAGTTAAAAGAAATAAAGTAACTGCTTTAATAGGTCCATCAGGGTGTGGTAAATCAACTTTTTTAAGATCAATAAATAGAATGAACGACCTTATTACAGGTGCAAAATATGAAGGGGAAATATTATTTGACGGAAAAAATATTTTTGGTAAAGATTATGATATTGTTGAACTTAGAAAAAATATTGGAATGGTATTCCAAAAACCAAATCCTTTTCCTAAAACAATATATGAAAATCTTGTGTATGCACCAAAACTTCATGGAGAAAAAGATAAAGATAAACTTGAAGAAATAGTTGAAAATTCTTTAAAGTCTGTTGCTCTATGGAACGAGGTAAAAGATAAGCTTCATCAGTCTTCTCTTGGTCTTTCAGGTGGACAGCAGCAGAGATTATGTATAGCCAGAGCTATATCAGTAAGTCCTGAAATACTATTGATGGACGAGCCTACATCAGCTCTTGATCCAATTTCTACAGCTAAAATAGAAGAACTTATAAGACAATTGGAAAAACAATACAGTATAATTATTGTTACACACAATATGCAGCAAGCATCTAGAATATCAGAGTATACAGGATTTTTCTATCAAGGTGTATTAGAAGAATTTGACAGAACAGAAATAATATTCACAGCTCCAAATAATAAAAAACAGAAGACTATATTACAGGAAAATTTGGATAAGATATTTTCTGACTCTAAATTTTTATTTTTCTATCATACATAA
- the abgB_3 gene encoding Aminobenzoyl-glutamate utilization protein B, producing MENMTAKLSKLFSKYAEEFKELNEYLYNNPELGLQEFKACAAHTEMLKKHGFTVETNFAGLPTSFIGKYSTGKPGPKVAILAEYDALPGIGHGCGHNIFGVTSVAAGILTKEIMGDVAGEIMVIGTPAEETNGAKVQMAALGVFNDIDVAMAAHPTGEAHHRSGTSQAMEAIQFTFKGKTAHAAGAPHEGINALDGVLILFNSINALRQQTLETARIHGIITNGGKAANIIPDLAVANFYVRAKTLDYLKGLVERVKNCAKGAALASGTTLEMMNYETSFADLVTNEKLSAAYEKNLKSLGVTDIRSKESGGSTDMGDVSHCCPAIHPYFPLTTAHLTGHSVEFASASIAPEAYKGMEEAAISMALTAMDIFTDAELLKEIKDEFNRNVKKI from the coding sequence ATGGAAAATATGACAGCAAAACTTTCAAAACTTTTTTCAAAATATGCAGAGGAATTTAAAGAGTTAAATGAATATCTATACAATAATCCAGAGTTGGGGTTACAGGAGTTTAAAGCCTGTGCAGCTCATACTGAAATGCTTAAAAAACACGGATTTACAGTTGAAACAAACTTTGCAGGACTTCCTACATCTTTTATTGGAAAATACAGCACTGGTAAACCTGGACCAAAAGTAGCTATTCTTGCAGAATATGATGCTCTGCCTGGAATTGGACATGGTTGTGGGCACAACATATTCGGAGTTACAAGTGTAGCTGCTGGTATTCTTACTAAAGAAATAATGGGTGATGTTGCTGGAGAAATAATGGTAATTGGTACTCCTGCTGAGGAAACTAATGGTGCTAAAGTTCAAATGGCTGCTCTTGGTGTCTTTAATGATATTGATGTAGCTATGGCTGCTCATCCTACTGGTGAAGCTCATCATAGAAGTGGAACTTCTCAAGCTATGGAGGCTATTCAGTTTACTTTCAAAGGAAAAACTGCTCATGCTGCTGGAGCTCCTCATGAAGGCATAAATGCTTTAGATGGAGTATTAATTTTATTCAATTCCATTAATGCTCTTAGACAGCAAACTTTAGAAACTGCTAGAATCCATGGAATTATTACAAATGGAGGAAAAGCAGCTAATATAATACCTGATTTGGCAGTAGCTAATTTTTATGTAAGAGCAAAAACATTAGATTATTTAAAAGGACTTGTAGAAAGAGTTAAAAATTGTGCTAAAGGTGCTGCTCTTGCCAGTGGAACTACTTTAGAAATGATGAACTATGAAACTAGTTTTGCTGATTTAGTTACCAATGAAAAACTTTCTGCTGCTTATGAAAAGAATCTAAAATCTTTAGGTGTTACTGATATCAGAAGCAAAGAATCTGGTGGTTCTACAGATATGGGAGATGTAAGTCATTGTTGTCCTGCTATACACCCATATTTTCCACTTACTACAGCACACCTTACTGGACATAGTGTAGAATTCGCAAGTGCTTCCATAGCCCCTGAAGCTTACAAAGGAATGGAAGAAGCTGCTATATCAATGGCACTTACAGCTATGGATATCTTTACTGATGCTGAATTATTAAAAGAAATAAAAGATGAATTCAATAGAAATGTTAAAAAAATATAA
- the pstC_1 gene encoding Phosphate transport system permease protein pstC yields MFSVRKVKDSSMKYTLFGIGISNIIIIFLIFLFIFLNGVKFFKHYSLLEFLFGTRWISLSEFYGLLPLLAGSFWVTIVALFISIPVGISTAVYISEYASPKARSILKITIETMSAIPSVVLGFIGLYVLSGPIKNLFNLNSGLTALTGGIMLAFMAIPTIVSIADDSLNALDKSYKEASLALGANKIETIFNILLPAAFPGIFAGIMLGFGRIIGETLTVLMITGNSPILALSPLSPVRTLTATIAAEMGEVVQGSTHYYALFAIGIILFLISFITNSIADNFIQKSRKMN; encoded by the coding sequence ATGTTTTCTGTAAGAAAGGTTAAAGATTCAAGTATGAAATATACCTTATTTGGAATAGGAATATCAAATATAATAATCATATTCCTTATTTTTCTTTTTATATTTTTAAATGGAGTAAAATTTTTTAAACATTATTCCTTATTAGAATTTCTCTTTGGAACAAGATGGATATCACTTTCAGAATTTTATGGATTACTGCCATTATTAGCAGGGTCTTTCTGGGTGACAATTGTTGCTTTGTTTATTTCTATTCCAGTAGGTATTTCTACAGCAGTTTATATATCAGAATATGCTTCTCCTAAAGCAAGAAGTATATTAAAAATTACTATTGAAACAATGTCTGCTATACCATCAGTAGTTCTTGGATTCATAGGATTATATGTTCTGTCTGGTCCTATAAAAAATCTGTTTAATTTAAATAGTGGATTAACAGCTCTAACTGGAGGAATAATGCTTGCTTTTATGGCAATTCCTACAATAGTAAGCATTGCAGATGATTCGTTAAATGCTCTTGATAAATCATACAAAGAAGCCTCACTTGCTCTTGGAGCCAATAAAATTGAAACCATATTTAATATTCTTCTTCCAGCTGCTTTTCCAGGTATATTTGCTGGAATAATGCTGGGATTTGGAAGAATAATAGGAGAAACCCTAACAGTTTTAATGATTACTGGAAATTCTCCAATACTTGCACTTTCTCCTCTTTCTCCAGTAAGAACTCTTACAGCTACCATTGCAGCTGAAATGGGAGAAGTAGTTCAAGGAAGTACTCACTATTATGCTTTATTTGCAATAGGTATTATCCTGTTTCTAATAAGTTTTATAACTAACAGTATCGCAGATAACTTTATACAAAAATCTAGAAAAATGAATTAA
- the ifcA_4 gene encoding Fumarate reductase flavoprotein subunit precursor, translating to MGKIRNILLVVLMMFLSAFSFSYEPGSYKGEAAGYGGKIEVEVTVSKDRIEDIKVLPNKETPFISSVAIERIPEMVLKKQSLGVDTVAGATVSSRGVLTAITNAVKEAGGDVKELRKRVPAPEIKKGNKEYIADVVVIGGGGAGLAAATSAKQNGASVILIEKMPRLGGNTVLAGGAYNAVDPKRQIPQGIEDSIELHYQQTYEGGDKKGNPKLVRILVENAYPALEWLESLGMTFKDEVFTVLGALYPRSHKPTTPVGTGMILAHKDFAEKNGIMIFYETEAKDFIVKNGKVTGVKAEDAKNKIVFNAKKAVVLATGGFAGDVEYRQKFNSNLTENILTTNHPGGDGTGIKMAEKIGARLIGMEDIQLLPMGDPVTGSLSGNIETTVEDRIFVNKDGKRFVAEDERRDVMTNALFKQKDAFMWVIVDSKVYPTLETKNNFNEPIGDLIKAGRAVKADTLDELAEKIGVPADNLKKTIADYNQSVDTKKDPFGRKLFGIKFDKAPYYAGPRIPTVHHTMGGVEINEKAQVINTKGNPIPGLYAAGEVTGGIHGTNRLGGNALADITVFGRIAGENAAKEK from the coding sequence ATGGGAAAGATAAGAAATATTTTATTAGTTGTTTTAATGATGTTTCTTTCTGCCTTTTCATTTTCTTATGAACCAGGAAGCTATAAAGGTGAAGCTGCTGGTTATGGAGGGAAAATAGAGGTAGAAGTAACTGTATCAAAAGATAGGATAGAGGATATAAAAGTTCTTCCTAACAAAGAAACACCATTTATATCAAGTGTAGCAATTGAAAGAATACCAGAAATGGTACTAAAAAAACAGAGCCTTGGTGTAGATACTGTAGCAGGAGCAACAGTAAGCAGCAGAGGAGTTCTTACTGCAATAACTAATGCAGTAAAAGAAGCTGGTGGAGATGTAAAAGAACTCAGAAAGAGAGTTCCAGCTCCTGAAATAAAAAAGGGAAATAAAGAATATATTGCAGATGTTGTAGTTATTGGTGGAGGAGGAGCAGGACTTGCTGCTGCTACATCAGCTAAACAAAATGGAGCAAGTGTTATTCTAATAGAGAAAATGCCTAGATTGGGAGGAAATACTGTATTAGCAGGTGGAGCATATAATGCTGTTGATCCTAAAAGACAAATACCACAAGGAATAGAAGACTCAATAGAACTTCATTATCAGCAAACATATGAGGGTGGAGATAAAAAAGGAAATCCAAAACTTGTAAGAATACTTGTTGAAAATGCTTATCCAGCATTGGAATGGTTGGAAAGTTTAGGAATGACTTTCAAAGATGAAGTATTTACAGTGTTGGGAGCTCTTTATCCAAGAAGTCATAAACCTACTACACCTGTAGGAACTGGAATGATTCTTGCACATAAAGATTTTGCTGAAAAAAATGGAATAATGATTTTTTATGAAACAGAAGCAAAAGATTTTATTGTAAAAAATGGAAAAGTAACTGGGGTAAAAGCTGAAGATGCAAAAAATAAAATTGTGTTCAATGCTAAAAAAGCAGTTGTTCTTGCTACTGGTGGATTTGCAGGAGATGTAGAATATAGACAGAAATTTAATTCTAATTTAACAGAAAATATTCTTACAACTAATCACCCAGGTGGAGATGGAACAGGAATAAAAATGGCTGAAAAAATAGGAGCTAGATTAATAGGAATGGAAGATATACAGCTTCTTCCTATGGGAGATCCTGTAACAGGAAGCTTGAGTGGAAATATAGAAACTACTGTTGAAGATAGAATATTTGTAAATAAAGATGGAAAACGTTTTGTAGCAGAAGATGAAAGAAGAGATGTTATGACAAATGCTCTTTTCAAACAGAAAGATGCCTTTATGTGGGTAATAGTAGATTCAAAAGTTTATCCTACATTGGAAACTAAAAATAACTTTAATGAACCTATAGGTGATTTAATAAAAGCTGGTAGAGCTGTAAAAGCAGATACTTTAGATGAACTTGCTGAAAAAATAGGAGTTCCTGCTGATAATCTTAAAAAGACTATTGCAGACTACAACCAAAGTGTGGATACTAAAAAAGATCCATTTGGAAGAAAACTTTTTGGAATAAAGTTTGATAAAGCACCTTATTATGCTGGACCACGTATTCCTACTGTACATCATACTATGGGTGGAGTAGAAATAAATGAAAAAGCTCAAGTTATAAATACTAAAGGAAATCCAATTCCAGGATTGTATGCAGCTGGAGAAGTTACTGGAGGAATCCATGGAACTAATAGACTTGGAGGAAATGCTTTAGCAGATATAACTGTATTTGGTAGAATAGCTGGAGAAAATGCAGCTAAAGAAAAATAA